In Ascaphus truei isolate aAscTru1 chromosome 5, aAscTru1.hap1, whole genome shotgun sequence, one genomic interval encodes:
- the SNRPF gene encoding small nuclear ribonucleoprotein F, translating into MSLPLNPKPFLNGLTGKPVMVKLKWGMEYKGYLVSVDGYMNMQLANTEEYIDGALSGHLGEVLIRCNNVLYIRGVEEEEEDGEMRE; encoded by the exons ATG AGTTTACCATTGAACCCCAAACCCTTTCTCAATGGCCTCACGGGTAAACCAGTGATGGTAAAGCTGAAGTGGGGTATGGAGTACAAGGGCTACCTGGTTTCTGTGGATGGATATATGAACATGCAG cTTGCAAACACTGAAGAATACATAGATGGTGCCTTGTCTGGACATCTTGGAGAAGTTTTAATAAG GTGTAACAATGTGTTATATATACGTGGCgtagaagaggaggaagaagatggAGAGATGAGAGAATAA